Below is a window of Electrophorus electricus isolate fEleEle1 chromosome 12, fEleEle1.pri, whole genome shotgun sequence DNA.
ggggcccaacagtggcaacttggcagtagtgggacTTCAACCAGCAACCTCATAAGTCAAGTActtcaaccactgagctaccactgcccaaacATAAGAGGTCAGTTTCAGCATTCCTCCTCTGGCCTAACATAAGAGGTCAGTTTCAGCATTCCTCCTCTGGCCTAGTCATTGTAGTTGGAGATCTCAGTTAGGTTGCTGTCAGGGTCACGGAAGTAGATGGAGGTGATAGGGCTTAATGCTCCTGTTCTCTCGACCGGTCCTTCCTCAATATTCACACCACATGCCTGATGGTAATGACAATAAGATAAGACATTCAGACATTCAAACAATTGTTACAGATTTTATaagtatacatacatacatacatacatacatacatatatatatatatatatatatatatatatatatatatatatatatatatatattaactgCAGTGTAGTAAAAGATACTCAAAGATAGTAGTTGACTATAtgcactatattgccaaaagtattcgctcatCTGCCTTTGCATGTATATGAACTTGAGtaacatcccaatcttaatccatagggtttcatatgatgtcggcccaccctttgcagctataacagcttcaactcttctgggaaggctttccacaaggtttagaggtgtgtttatgggaattttggTCCATTCTTCCAATTTGTGAGGCCAGACattgatgttggacaagaaggcctggctcgcagtctccgctctaattcatcccaaaggtgttctattgggttgaggtcaggactctgtgcaggccagtcaagttcttacACAACCaactcgctcatccatgtcttcCTTTTCATCtctggaccttgctttgtgcactgctGCGCAGttatgttggaacaggaagaggccatccccaaactgttcccacaaagttgttGCTCTGTAATTTTACATGGCCTACCATTTTGTGCCTGAGTTTCTTGGAACACATGAATTTAATGATTTGGCTGGGTGAGTGAATATTTGGTAATATAGTGTAGCGGAAATGGTGGAAATTGCTTATttacggacggacggacggacggacggacggacagacagacagacagacagacagacagacagatagaaacATACACAGAACTACCTTCAGATGGGCAGCAACTGATGCCAGTGGAGTCTTTGTGATGAGATAGAGGTCAGCTGAACCAGGAGTAGGGGCTTTAGCTTTTGGCTCTAACTCTTTCCCAATCTCATGAACATTAAATTTCTGCTCTCCAAAGCTCAAAGCTTTACGATCTCCCTACAACAGATGAAACTAAACAGTATGCACATCTAGATACATTTGGTCACACTTCAAGGATACTAAGATGTACCGCAAGCTATTAATTCTATACATTCTTCTGGAATAAGGAAATAAGCAGAAGCAGCATCTAAAAGATTAGTTTATTCGCTGGATATAGTGTTATGTAAACACCAAACCAATATGTTATTTTACGGAATATGTTATGGGATATGTTGCAGTGTAAAGTATGGACTTCCTTTACGCAGAAGCTCCCTTTTCTTGAAAATTACTGCCGCAGTGTGGCATTTCTTGCACTGTGCAATCAGTTATGAACGTccagttttaaatatatatgaacgTTATAGTCTGAGTTATaactgtaaattattttttgaaaagGTGAAAAAAGTGCTAAAACATCGTAGAGAGTGTCAATAGGATATATTTGATTAGGCCTAAATTACCTTTAATGTGACTACTTGCATTCCCAATACTGAGGAATAAAAATGGGTCGTTTTTCCAGATCCCGAACCGTCAGGACAAGGTGGTCCAAATGACTGATTTTAACTAGGCAGGAACATCCGACGCGGTCTCGAAGTAGCCCACCGAAAACTGGAGAATtggtcaggaaaaaaaagtttaaacacAATAGGCTACTTTTGCATATGGCGACTTATTTGAGTAGTTACGATACCAGGAAGTACGGAAGATTGGTAGACTAGTAAAGTTAAATTAATAGCGTTGCATtcatattacattgtactaggATTTCATATTCTTTTCGCTGAAGCTTACGGGCCTACTGAAAGTTTCAACTACCTAGTTTTTTCTTATCCGAGCTCATACGAAGACCAGTGAAATAATGTCACAAAATGAGGTAAAAGAAATACTGCATTACATTACCGTGATGTAGAACATGCATGTCCGCAAGGCCATACGACTCCTGAAAGCACAAATTAACTCGTCATGTGTAGTAATACAGACGTCGTTTCTTGGGATATCAGTGTTAATGAGCAgctctctgttctcctccaaTTTCAAAGTACACGATGTCTTTCCGTAGTCACTCAATTTCCCCACCTGATGCTTAAGGTCATTTGGTAGCATAACGGTCACGCAGAGGCTACAGATTACATCAAGAAATATGCTTCAAGATAGGCGACTGAAAACAGGATTCTCTAGTATATTAACCTACTAAACCGTCCCCTCATATAAAACTCATCAAGAACAACAGCGATAAATACATGGTATTGTCATTGCCCTCTTAGACACCAAATGCCACCTGCTGTCAACATATTACATTCATGCATTGTGCATTCTACTCTATTGATGAATATTGCTTTATAATGCATCCCATTATGTGCAATGACGTGTAGgcaggtaaacaaaaaaaaagttcgTCAAAATAGAATTTCATACGCTACTATAGCCTTTAGCtaatattacattttccatAGGctaatgaatattaaatatagCCATTTTTAAAGTGTTCAAAGTATTAAGTAGTAATAAAACTCATTTATAAAAGAGATGATTATATTTCCAGTGTAGGGTCTGACAGAGGGCTCCCACAACATTTGCATATTCCATGTAAACCATTAAGCCAGTATGCCATTCTGGTTGCACATATCTTTATTgtaatatacaaatattgtGGCTTGATGAAGCCAGAACAGACTAGTTTGTAGCTGATTCTCAGCCCAGCTGACTGCAGAAAGTGTCCAATGCTTGTGGAGAAAAAAAGTTGTGCAAACAGATATTGCCCAAAGATCTAGTGGCAATGAATACAagcccacccaccccccaaaaaaaactcCATTATTGACTAAAACAAGTTAAAACTCCAATGTTTTGCTGACTAATGTAAATTAGGAATGCAAGTCCATACACTGGCTTCTGAAGCTCAGATCATCATTCCATGACTCATTTTGAGTTAACAGAGCAAACGGAATATAAAGTGAGAACACATGAGAATACTGAAAACATACAGAActataattaattttatgatAATAGGTCACATtctaaattttttaaatgtcaccaCTGCAGACTCCAAAAATTATGCCCCAAGAAAACAGGCAATTGaaggtttaatttaatttggtgagcaggtatacacacacaaccttgtTGTAAAGGAACAGGGGAAACtagggaaaaacagagagaaattaACACTTAACTCACTTTGGAAGCCTAAAATTAGCAACACCAGCaactaataaaatatttttgaagcaTATAACCTAAAAAGCAACATCATTCACTGGAATGATATTAATATGAAATTCATGTCTTTAAAACTGTCCAAATTGAAGTATATTAAAGGACATTAGAGAATGCATGCCAACTGTGGAAAACTTAAATGGATAGTCAGACAATACTTGGAATTGGTTTTCAGTTTATAAGCACTGAAGACCTTATGATACTTCCATTTTTACTGATTATACATAACAGCTTTTCAACCACCAACTTTATTCATTAAACACAGTTAAACCTACTACTGGATAATATGACAAAATAGTAACACCCTTCTAAGTGTTTGAGTTCAGCACACAAGAGTAGTGCTATTGCAAAATCTACAGAACTTGTAGAGACGCATTGCTTTCCAGGAGATAaatcttcattttaaatgtgaatattcaGTCTACACAAAGTTCATCCACATCAATTTCTTTAGTCCTCCCATTCATAAATATTGCACTAACATTTGTGATATGCAGCCAAAGTCCCCTAAATTTCTGCAGACGATGAAATGGTTTGAGTCAGTATCTTGGTACACCTCTTTCAAAGTTGAAAAGCCTGGGAAACAAATGCAACCTGATGGCAACATGATGTCTGATCCTCATATTTGAGTCATTTTTCCACTTTACCAAAACATTCATGGATATTTCTTTAGAAAAGTCTGATC
It encodes the following:
- the glod5 gene encoding LOW QUALITY PROTEIN: glyoxalase domain-containing protein 5 (The sequence of the model RefSeq protein was modified relative to this genomic sequence to represent the inferred CDS: inserted 1 base in 1 codon) — translated: MLPNDLKHQESYGLADMHVLHHVFGGLLRDRVGCSCLVKISHLDHLVLTVRDLEXTTHFYSSVLGMQVVTLKGDRKALSFGEQKFNVHEIGKELEPKAKAPTPGSADLYLITKTPLASVAAHLKACGVNIEEGPVERTGALSPITSIYFRDPDSNLTEISNYND